In Rhododendron vialii isolate Sample 1 chromosome 9a, ASM3025357v1, the following are encoded in one genomic region:
- the LOC131300123 gene encoding probable LRR receptor-like serine/threonine-protein kinase At3g47570: MFRMLKLMTFISSSLLIHMIKLLSLALFLTTATQVTCRLSNETDRSALLSFKELIADDPLGSLSSWNSSLDLCKWDGVTCSRKHRRVVVLDLRGKSLKGTMSPFLGNLSFLISLYLQENRFQGKIPLELSRLLRLQLLNFSSNSLQGEIPTNLSNSLSIIFLQYNDLVGKIPASFGSLSNLVDLRLFSNNLIGGIPPFLGNLSLLQFVDLGVNSFTGTIPNSIGRLGNLKGFRIAVNKLSGAVPPPLYNISTLAKLVISANQLIGSLPQDIGLTLPNLRSLFAGVNQFWGPIPVSLSNASRLEYLDLSQNNLSGPVLFDLGRKMKDLVWLNLGDNNLGSADARDLRFIDSLTNCSKLQKLAFAGNGFGGVLPTSIANLSSHLNLLVAGRNQLVGNIPAGISTLVNLAALGLEENLFSGVIPFEIGKLRNLELVSFHKNKLSGPIPESIGNLTRIFGLDLEGNNFNGTIPSSIENILGLKTLDLSLNFLTGPIPKIGLFSTLTFMNLAHNAFIGVVPLEIGKLNNLQELDVSENKLSGHIPSTLKNCLKLEGLFLEGNTFQGTIPPSLSSLRGIEVLDLSRNNLSGQIPEDLAALVLLKNLNLSFNNLAGEVPLQGVFGNLSTISLVGNKGLCGGIAEMWLPACPKSTKKGDRLGFKTIIPIACIIPCLSLVLLLVVFLRKREQKNKSLTQPVKGDNFLRVSYDQLLNATGGFSSLNLIGAGSFGTVYKGILHEGDKPIAVKVLNLEQRGALKSFLAECEALRKIRHKNLLKIISICSSTNHAGDDFKALVFGYMPNGSLEKWLHPEEDIPQQEWNLSLSQRLNIMIDVACALEYLHRRCETPIVHCDLKPSNVLIDDDMIAHLGDFGLAKFLTINSSNSDGGQSNSLAIKGSIGYIAPEYGIGGRTSTEGDVYSYGILLLEMLTGKRLTDEMFTIGQSLHEFCKVALPERVMDIVDLRMLLEEPSEADNDAQNERVRRTKIRECLVSLVRIGIACSAEPPGERMNIKDVIIGLMTIKEVFLGVGIHGRRQIRMRLTGEGMSRE; this comes from the exons atgTTTAGAATGCTAAAGTTGATGACATTTATCTCGTCATCTCTGTTAATTCATATGATCAAGCTACTCAGCTTGGCGTTATTTCTCACCACTGCCACACAAGTAACGTGCAGATTGAGCAACGAAACGGATCGATCAGCATTGCTTTCATTCAAGGAACTTATAGCTGACGATCCGCTTGGCTCGTTAAGTTCCTGGAACAGTTctctcgatctctgcaaatggGACGGAGTAACGTGCAGTCGCAAGCATCGGAGAGTAGTGGTTTTGGACTTGAGGGGAAAAAGTCTGAAGGGAACCATGTCACCTTTCTTGGGAAACCTCTCTTTTCTCATATCCCTTTACCTCCAGGAAAACAGATTCCAAGGAAAAATCCCCCTGGAGCTCAGCCGCTTGCTCAGGCTGCAACTTTTGAATTTCAGTAGCAATTCTCTCCAAGGGGAAATTCCAACCAATTTGTCAAACTCCCTCAGTATCATATTTTTACAATATAATGATCTAGTTGGAAAAATTCCAGCCTCGTTTggttctctctccaatcttgtTGATCTTCGCCTCTTCTCCAACAACCTCATTGGAGGGATTCCACCTTTTCTCGGtaacctctctctcctccaattTGTTGATTTGGGAGTGAATAGTTTCACAGGAACTATTCCGAATTCCATCGGCCGCCTTGGCAACCTTAAGGGATTCCGCATTGCAGTGAATAAATTGTCAGGTGCTGTCCCTCCCCCACTTTATAATATCTCAACTCTCGCGAAGCTAGTCATTTCAGCTAACCAACTTATCGGTAGTTTACCCCAAGATATTGGCCTCACACTCCCCAACTTGCGAAGTCTATTTGCTGGGGTAAACCAATTTTGGGGACCCATTCCTGTTTCTCTTTCTAATGCATCTAGATTGGAATACCTTGATCTATCGCAAAATAACCTTTCCGGGCCCGTTCTCTTTGACCTAGGGAGAAAAATGAAGGATCTAGTGTGGTTAAATCTGGGTGATAACAATTTAGGCTCCGCGGATGCTAGGGACTTGAGGTTCATCGATTCGTTAACTAACTGCAGCAAGCTACAAAAATTGGCTTTCGCTGGAAatggttttggtggtgttttacCCACTTCCATAGCCAATCTCTCAAGTCACCTCAATTTGTTAGTAGCAGGACGGAACCAGCTTGTTGGAAACATACCCGCGGGAATTTCTACTTTAGTCAACTTAGCTGCACTTGGTTTGGAAGAAAACCTTTTTTCGGGTGTCATTCCCTTTGAAATAGGGAAGCTTAGAAACCTCGAACTAGTAAGTTTCCATAAAAACAAATTGTCCGGTCCGATCCCAGAAAGCATTGGAAATCTCACTCGAATATTTGGGCTAGACCTTGAGGGGAACAACTTCAATGGAACCATTCCTTCAAGTATTGAAAACATCCTGGGCTTGAAAACCTTGGATCTCTCACTTAATTTCTTAACTGGCCCCATACCCAAAATAGGCCTTTTCTCCACTTTAACCTTCATGAACTTGGCTCATAACGCTTTTATTGGTGTCGTGCCACTCGAAATCGGGAAATTGAACAATCTCCAGGAACTAGATGTTTCGGAGAACAAGTTGTCTGGACATATTCCTAGTACTCTGAAAAATTGCTTGAAATTGGAAGGCCTTTTTCTAGAGGGCAACACGTTTCAGGGTACTATTCCTCCCTCTTTAAGCTCCTTGAGAGGAATCGAAGTTCTGGATCTTTCGCGCAATAACTTGTCCGGCCAAATTCCAGAAGATCTAGCTGCCCTCGTTCTTTTAAAGAATCTGAACTTGTCATTTAACAACTTGGCTGGTGAGGTGCCTTTGCAAGGTGTCTTCGGAAACTTGAGTACGATTTCACTTGTTGGAAATAAAGGGCTTTGTGGAGGCATTGCAGAAATGTGGTTGCCTGCTTGCCCAAAGTCCACAAAGAAGGGGGATCGCCTTGGCTTCAAAACCATTATTCCAATTGCTTGCATAATCCCATGTCTTTCACTGGTGCTacttttggttgtttttcttAGGAAAAGAGAACAGAAAAACAAATCTCTCACCCAACCAGTCAAAGGAGATAATTTCTTGAGGGTTTCATATGATCAACTCCTTAACGCCACTGGTGGATTCTCTTCATTAAACTTAATTGGAGCTGGAAGTTTTGGCACCGTGTACAAAGGAATTCTCCATGAAGGGGATAAACCAATTGCAGTCAAGGTGCTCAATCTTGAACAAAGAGGAGCTTTGAAGAGCTTCTTGGCTGAATGTGAAGCTTTGAGGAAAATAAGGCACAAAAATCTCCTAAAGATCATATCAATTTGTTCAAGTACAAACCATGCAGGTGATGATTTTAAAGCACTAGTTTTTGGGTACATGCCCAATGGAAGTTTGGAGAAGTGGTTGCATCCAGAAGAAGATATACCACAACAAGAATGGAACTTAAGCCTTTCCCAAAGGTTAAATATAATGATCGACGTTGCATGTGCCTTAGAATACCTTCATCGCCGTTGTGAAACTCCAATTGTTCATTGCGATCTAAAGCCAAGCAATGTTCTCATTGATGATGACATGATTGCCCATTTGGGAGATTTTGGGCTGGCCAAGTTCCTCACCATCAATAGCAGTAACAGTGATGGTGGGCAATCAAATTCACTTGCAATCAAAGGTTCTATAGGATATATTGCGCCAG AATATGGAATTGGAGGAAGGACATCTACAGAAGGAGATGTTTACAGCTATGGGATTTTGTTATTGGAAATGCTGACTGGAAAAAGACTGACAGATGAAATGTTTACAATCGGACAAAGCCTTCATGAATTTTGCAAGGTGGCACTGCCAGAGAGAGTGATGGACATTGTTGATCTGCGCATGCTATTAGAAGAACCTTCTGAAGCTGACAACGATGCTCAGAACGAAAGAGTTAGACGAACCAAAATAAGAGAATGCTTAGTTTCCCTTGTGAGGATTGGAATTGCATGTTCTGCAGAACCACCTGGTGAAAGGATGAACATCAAGGATGTGATCATCGGATTAATGACAATAAAGGAAGTATTTCTTGGAGTAGGTATCCATGGTAGGAGACAAATAAGGATGCGACTCACCGGTGAAGGAATGTCTCGAGAATAG